One window of Sphingobacteriales bacterium genomic DNA carries:
- the trxA gene encoding thioredoxin has product MVAKQTFRELIEGEVPVLVDFYADWCAPCRMMAPVLEEFKTEMGEKVKVIKINVDHNQGISQALNISSIPTLILFKNGENKWRHSGLVQLSQLRHMMSQLA; this is encoded by the coding sequence ATCGTGGCAAAACAAACATTCAGAGAATTAATTGAAGGCGAGGTGCCTGTTTTAGTAGATTTTTACGCAGATTGGTGTGCCCCGTGCCGCATGATGGCTCCTGTTTTGGAAGAATTCAAAACTGAGATGGGCGAAAAAGTCAAAGTTATCAAAATTAACGTTGACCACAATCAGGGCATTTCTCAAGCTTTAAACATTTCGAGCATCCCAACGCTGATATTATTTAAAAACGGCGAGAACAAATGGCGGCACAGCGGATTGGTTCAACTCAGTCAGCTAAGGCATATGATGAGTCAACTGGCTTAG